In a genomic window of Penaeus monodon isolate SGIC_2016 chromosome 27, NSTDA_Pmon_1, whole genome shotgun sequence:
- the LOC119590787 gene encoding galactose mutarotase-like, with protein sequence MSIMGITEDIFGEFSDPDSGKKIAVKRYTLCSVSGVSVQVISYGACVSAIIVPDKTGKKDHVTLGFDKFEDYTKINYQGSTIGRHANRIGKGKVTIDGEEYQLTINNNANHLHGGKRGWDKYIWESCINNGSVFFSHFSPDGDQGYPGDVLAQVKYTLDDEGGLHIDYEAMTTRATTINMTNHAFFNLAGHAAGQKGLFEHVVKLNANCFTPVSDQLIPTGELTPVGGTGFDLRSPTTFKEALTNVPGGIDHNFCIHEKQRGLLEFAASFHHPPSGRVLEVYTTEPGFQVYTGNFLPKDEGAMVGRNGSSYKFQGAFCCEPQNYPDAINHKHFPEDVYCPGKPYKHSILFRFLVRK encoded by the exons ATGAGCATAATGGGAATCACAGAAGATATTTTTGGAGAATTTTCTGATCCTGATTCAGGGAAAAAGATTGCCGTCAAGCGCTACACTTTGTGCAGTGTCTCAGGTGTGTCTGTTCAG GTGATTTCTTATGGCGCTTGTGTCAGTGCCATCATAGTGCCAGACAAGACAGGGAAGAAGGACCATGTCACACTTGGCTTTGATAAATTTGAAG actatacaaaaataaattaccaAGGGAGCACCATAGGACGCCATGCCAACCGCATTGGAAAAGGGAAGGTGACGATTGATGGAGAAGAATACCAGTTGACAATTAACAATAATGCCAATCACCTCCACGGCGGGAAGCGCGGATGGGATAAG TACATCTGGGAGAGTTGCATTAACAATGGGAGTGTCTTCTTCTCCCACTTCAGCCCAGACGGAGACCAAGGGTATCCTGGGGATGTTTTAGCACAG GTGAAATACACTCTAGATGATGAAGGTGGTCTACACATTGATTACGAAGCCATGACAACACGTGCAACAACAATCAACATGACAAACCATGCCTTTTTCAACCTGGCTGGACAT GCTGCAGGACAAAAGGGGTTGTTTGAACATGTTGTAAAGTTGAATGCTAACTGCTTCACACCAGTCTCTGATCAGCTCATTCCAACAG GAGAACTAACCCCTGTAGGAGGGACAGGATTTGACCTCCGCAGCCCAACCACCTTCAAAGAGGCCCTTACTAATGTTCCCGGAGGAATCGATCACAATTTCTGCATTCACGAAAAGCAGAGGGGACTTCTGGAGTTTGCTGCTTCCTTTCATCATCCTCCATCTG GTCGCGTGTTAGAAGTTTACACAACTGAGCCAGGGTTTCAGGTTTATACAGGCAACTTCCTCCCCAAAGATGAAGGTGCTATGGTAGGAAGGAATGGTTCTTCTTATAAATTTCAAGGTGCTTTCTGCTGTGAGCCTCAGAATTACCCTGATGCCATAAATCAT AAACATTTTCCCGAAGATGTTTACTGTCCTGGGAAGCCTTACAAGCATTCCATTCTCTTTAGATTTTTAGTTAGAAAGTGA